GGGCGTCTTGCAGAAGATGGACACGACATCGCCCCGGTGGACCGCGCGGATCGGCCGACTGCCACGAGTCGGCGCACTGCGCAGGATCAGCCGGTCGGCTGTGACGACACCCCGGTAGCGGCGCGGATCGCGATAATCGCCCTGGCCGCCGAACTCGTCGAACCCATCGCCGCCCCCGAAGTTCGAGTCGCCGCTGCTGAACTCCGAGTCCCCACCGCTGCCCCATTCGTCGTCCGCGACAGCGGGCGAGACGGTGGTCGCGCCGGCGAGCGCGACGACGACAGCAGTCATGGCGAGACGGCGAGTGAGGCGAGTGCGCAGAGACATGGCGGGTACCTCCATGAATGGGGCGAATCTGACTAATCGCCACATTAGGAGCGGGGGCGGACGGTCGCGCGCACTGATGGGCCATAGGAGAAGCGGAGAAGCGCCCTATAGGGGCGCGGGGAACTGCGCGACAAGCCCCCACAACCCGCAGCCAGCGAACAACCTGTGGTCCCGAGCTCTTGGTTCTTGGTCTTGCTAGCGCAGCGTCAGCGTCGCGACGGCACCACCGTCCACCGCATTCGCAAACGTCAGCCGCGCCCCCAACACCTCCGCCTGCCCCAACGCAATCGTCAGCCCCAGCCCGTGCCCCCTGGTCCCACCCTCCGTACGAAACCGCTGCGGCCCATGCGCGAGCAGATACTCCGGATAACCGTCCCCATGGTCCCGGACGCTGACGACCGGCCCATTCACCGTGAGGACAACCGACGGCCGCCCATGCCGGTGCGCGTTGGCGACCAGATTGCCCAGCACCCGCTCCAGACGCCGCCGATCCGTCTCCACCCGGGCATCCCGGACGACCCTGACCTCCGTGTCGTTCCCGTCCGCCCGCACCACCCGCTCCGCCAGCACCCCCAACTGCTCGGTGTCCAGGTCGAGCCGTTCCCGGCCGGTGTCGAGCCGGGAGATCTCCAGCAGGTCCTCGGTCAGCGTCCGCAGCGCCGCCACGCGGTCCCGCACCAGCTCGGTCGGCCGTCCCGCCGGGAGCAGTTCCGCGGCGGCGTGCAGGCCGGTCAGCGGCGTGCGCAGCTCATGCGCCACGTCTGCGGTGAACCGCTGCTCGCTCAGCAGCTTGCCCTGCAGCGACGCCGCCATGGAGTCCAGCGCGGCGGCGACCGCGGCCACCTCGTCCTGCGGGCGCGTCGGATCCTTCGTACGGGGGTCGTCGACGCGTGCGTCCAGGTCGCCGCCGCTGATCTGCCGGGCCACCTGCGCGGTGGTGTGCAGCCGCCGCGTCACCCGGGTCACCGCGAACGCGCCCACCATCAGCGTCACCCCGATCGCCAGCCCCGAAGACCAGATGATCGCCCGGCCGAGGTCGTCGATGGTGCGCGCCTGCTGTGCGTAGTCGACCTGCACGGCAAGCGCCCGCCCGCCGTCGGCCGGCCCCGCCGCCCACATCGTCGGGCGGCCCTCGTGGCCGGCGACCATCGTGCCCCGCTCGCCGGCGACCGCCAGCTCCCGCAGTGACTCGGGCAGCCCGTCCGGGTCGACGCCCACGCCCGGCATCAGCCTGTCCCCGGCCCCGAACGCGGTGGTCGCCTCGTCCAGCCGGGACAGCGCCAGGTCACGGGCCTGCTCGACCGTCTGGTTCGACACGGACACATGGACGAGGACGCCGAGCAGCGCGGCCAGCGTGCAGCACATCACCGTGATGAACACGGCTGCCTTCACGGCGAGCGTCCCGGACCAGCGGGGGAGCCCGAGCCTCATCGAGGACTCGCCGAAGCCGAAGCCGAAGCCGAAGGTGATGCCGATGCCGACTGCGACTGCGACTGCGACTGCGACGGTCGTGCGGTCCGCTTGGCCGTGCGCGTGCGCAGCATCTCGTCATGCGTGAGCAGCATCGCGCGCTGGTTCGCGTCCCAGGTCCACTGGAGGCGGTACTCGTAGCCGGCGACCTCGGACGGCGAACGTATGATCACGGACCGTCCGGCCAGCTCGACCGCGCTCATCGCGTCCTCCCAGCGCATGACCCGCACCAGCCGCCCCTTCTCGACGGTGTAGACGCGTACCGCCGTCAGGGTGCCCGGCAGCTGCCGGAAGCCCAGCGTCAGATCGTCGCGCCCGTCGCCGGTCAGATCGCGGTAGTACGGCTTCAGGACCGGGCACCTGGCCCCGTTCCCGCCCGTCGCGCAGTCGGCCATCCGCTCGCCCGTCTCGCGGTACGGCGACCCGTCGCCGTAGTCGTCCGGGCTCGCGGTGATCTCGGCCCGTACGATCGCGACCGGATCGACCTTGCGGAGGTCACCGCCCGGCAGGCCGACGCCCTTGATCACCTCGCGCTCCACCTCGCCGATCTCGAAGGCGGGGGAGGACGCCGGCGGCAGCTCGGGCCAGAGCCGGGCCGGGCTGACCGCGGTCGGGGTCGGGCCCGCGCCGCGCAGCCCGCCGGTGTCGCCGCAGGCCGCGGTCGTCGCCGTGAACAGGGCGGCGAGGGCGAGGGCCCGGGCGGGGCGGCTGAGGGGCACGGCACTCCTGTGGTCCTGGATGATCGTGGGCCCCGTACACCTTA
This genomic window from Streptomyces sp. DG2A-72 contains:
- a CDS encoding SH3 domain-containing protein; protein product: MSLRTRLTRRLAMTAVVVALAGATTVSPAVADDEWGSGGDSEFSSGDSNFGGGDGFDEFGGQGDYRDPRRYRGVVTADRLILRSAPTRGSRPIRAVHRGDVVSIFCKTPGQSIQGNPLWYLLTDGTWAWGAARFIDNVGPAPRWC
- a CDS encoding ATP-binding protein, which gives rise to MRLGLPRWSGTLAVKAAVFITVMCCTLAALLGVLVHVSVSNQTVEQARDLALSRLDEATTAFGAGDRLMPGVGVDPDGLPESLRELAVAGERGTMVAGHEGRPTMWAAGPADGGRALAVQVDYAQQARTIDDLGRAIIWSSGLAIGVTLMVGAFAVTRVTRRLHTTAQVARQISGGDLDARVDDPRTKDPTRPQDEVAAVAAALDSMAASLQGKLLSEQRFTADVAHELRTPLTGLHAAAELLPAGRPTELVRDRVAALRTLTEDLLEISRLDTGRERLDLDTEQLGVLAERVVRADGNDTEVRVVRDARVETDRRRLERVLGNLVANAHRHGRPSVVLTVNGPVVSVRDHGDGYPEYLLAHGPQRFRTEGGTRGHGLGLTIALGQAEVLGARLTFANAVDGGAVATLTLR